Genomic segment of Geminocystis herdmanii PCC 6308:
CGAAGAAGCAAAAACTATGGCTACGGAAGCGTTAAAAAGTCATATTGCGCTTATGTTAGCAGACGGAGATGAAATTCCTCACCCTAGCACTCTCGAAACCATTTTAATCGATCGAGATCATCAAGATGCAGTGGCTTTTATGCCCATAGAAATATCAGGCACTATTTTTAGTCATCAAGAATTATGTGTGAAAGTTTAAAACTTATATCAGTTCAAGAAGTAATAAGTCAATGAAGGTATTAGGTTAAATTTAGACAATATTATTCAGGCATAATCACAGGAATAACTTGATTTTTATATTGGCGATAAATTCTAAAATCACTGTCTAAAGTAAAAACACTACTTCCTCGAATTAATTCACTCATTCTTACTAAACAAGCATCAGCTAAAGACATAGGGATAGATTTATACTGTTTTATTAATTGATTAATTGCTGTGACTTCTTCACTTAAATTAAAAGATATTTGTAACTTATTACTACTTATTAAATTAAGCACAGCATCTTCTCCACCATGAATATCTTGAAGCAAAAAGCAAGATTCTGTTATTACAGATTCACAGGTGAAAAATGGTAATGATAAACTTTTAAGATTATTTTTTACCCATTCATGAGTTTGTTCATTACGATTAACTAAAGCAACAATTATTCCCGTATCAATTATAATATTGCGTTTCATTATTTACCAAATCCTTCAAGATATTTTTTATTTGTTGCTAAATCACCATTACCACCATCAACACAACCAATAAATTCTTGTAATTGATCATACGCCGAAAATTCGTGATTTTCTGTTGACTGAGGTTTAGATTTTTTACTATCCATAAATTCAACAAATTCTATAATAGTTTGTTGCTGTTCAATGGTGAGATTTCTAAATTTATCTAACAAGATATTTTCTTGAATTATAGCTTGAGTCATAATTTTACAGTAAAATTAAACTAATATTATTAACATTATATTAAGTTTTTAGAACTTTGATCAACTAATGTATGAACTTCCTAAACTTTTATTAATCATTAGACTTCTGGGAAAAATTCAATTTTGAACTGTTCAAACTATTGTAGAGACGTAAAATTTTACGTCTCTACCGAAAATATCGTTGATGTCTATTACTTATTTAAGGATTGCTGATAGTGCCTTCTCTCAAATTTCATCAAGGGATGTCGGGATATTTTTATCCGTATTTAACTTAGCAAATTCCTCACTAAAAAGATGTCGATTTTCGCAAGTATCACATTGATTATGATGAGGAAAATCTACATTATTTTCTATATATTCATCAGTAAAATTTTTCAGTTTATTTAACAAATAATTTAATTCTTGTTTAGTTCGATCGTGCTTAGGTTTATTATATTTAATCGTAAAACTTTGAGGCTCATGGGGTAACTTAACAAACCAATAAGTAAATTCAATTTGATGAGGTTTATAATTAAGTTTTTCTGCTAAGATATAAAGATATAATTTAGTTTGCCAATCATTAATTAATTTCTGATCTTCAGGTTTTTCATAAGTTTTCCAATCAAAAATTATCGCTTTTTTAGGATATAAAACAATTAAATCATAAACGGCTGTAAAAATAAATTGCTCGATCGAATAATTAAGTTTATATTCCGCTTGTTTCGTAATAATATCAGAGGAAGTCCATATATCTTGAGTAGCAGAAATTAAAGCCTTTAAAGATTGATTAAACTCTTCATTATCCGTGAGAATTTTATCTAAAGATAATCCGGCATTATATTGTTGCATTTTCAAATGAAATAAATTTCCCCATTGCTTCCCTTCTTCAGATTTTAAATTCGGTAAAGATTTTAACTGTTGTAAATAACGTTTTTGAAATAAAGGAGGGCAAGTTTCTAAAGTCTTTAAATGAGTTTGAGATAAATGCCAATATGATGTCATAATGTTTATAGTTTTATTAAAAATTAATCTTTTGAGATTTTTTCGTTAAATTTATTGTAATAATTCCTATGGCTGAAGTTGATAAAATATTGTTAGTAGATGATGAACCGGGTATTAGAGAATCAGTACAAGCATATTTAGATGATAACGAAAATTGGCAGGTAGAAGTTGCTAGTAATGCGAAAGAGGCATGGAAAAAGTTACAGCAAGATATTCCTGATTTAATTATCTCAGATATTATGATGCCAGAGGTTAACGGTTTAGAATTTCTGGCACAATTAAAAGATGATATTCGTTTTCGAGATGTACCAGTAATCTTTTTAACGGCAAAAGGTATGACGGGCGATCGCATTGAAGGATATACGGCAGGTTGTGATGCGTATTTACCGAAACCCTTTGATGTGGACGAATTGGAAGCCATTGTCAGCAATTTGTTGGCAAAGAAAAAGCAACAGAAAGAGAATACTGGGGGAAATTTGCAATTAGATGAATTAGTTAGGGAAGTGAAAGACATCAAGGATAAACTAGAAAATACCTCTAAATTAACTATAACCGATCTTCCTATGGCGATCGATCTTACTCCCAGAGAGCAAAGTGTATTAGACTTAGTAGCATTGGGTTTAATGAATAAAGAAATCGCCAAAAACCTAGAAACTAGCGTGCGCAATGTAGAAAAATATGTGAGTCGTCTTTTTAGTAAAACAGGCACCAACAGCCGTACAGAATTGGTAAGATTTGCTCTAAAACACGGTTTAACAGAATAAGTGGGGTGATTTTTCATTCTTTAACCTAACACCTCCTCTCCATCAAAATACTTATTCAGCAGATTCTACATATATTTGTTTTTGTAAAAATACTGTCGCTTCTATGGCAGTGACGGGGGGAGAAAACAAGTATCCTTGCCCTAGACGGCATCCTTTATTTTGTAACCATTGTTTCTGTTTTTCATTTTCAATACCCTCCGCAACAGTTTTAATGCCAATGGATTGGGATAAGGAAATAATTGATTCCGCAATGACTCGATGACGATTATCTAAGTCTAAAACATTAACAAAACTTCGATCGATCTTCAAAGCATCAACGGGTAGTTGATGTAAATAACTGAAAGAAGAATAACCAGTACCAAAATCATCAATACTGATAGAAATACCCTTCATTTTAATTTGATTCAATAAATTAATTGTTATATCAATATTTTGAATTAACATACTTTCAGTAATTTCTAATCCTAAAGTATTAGGTTGTAGTGGATAAGATACCAATAGTCGATCGAGTAAAGATAACAGAGATTCTTGTAATTGCCTGACGGAAAGATTAACATTCACTTTCAAGGAATGATTAAATTGTTTTTGCCATGTTAATAATTGTTGACAAGCGTTTTCTAACATCCATGTACCAATGGGGATAATTAATCCTGTTTCTTCCGCAATATCAATAAATTTGATGGGAGATAAAAGTCCTTTTTCGGGATGTTGCCAACGAATCAAAGCCTCAAATTCTTCGATGGAATTTGTCTCAAGATTGACAATCGGCTGGTAATATATGATAAACTGATTTTTGTCAATGGCAATGCGCAAATCATTCTCAATCTGTAATCTCTCCATTGCCTGAGAATCCATGACAGGATCAAAAATGGCATATTTACCCTTACCATTTTTTTTAGCTCGATACATGGCTATATCTCCATCCCGTAATAAATCTAAGGCTGAATGATGTCTTTCTCCACCGCAAATAATACCAATACTGGTACTAACAAAAACTTCCTGATTGGATAAAATCAAGGGCGATTGTAAACCTTCTAAAATTCTTTGAGCTATCTTAACTCCTTCAGCTATTCCTTCAATGTCTTCTAATAAAATAACAAATTCATCCCCTCCCAGCCTTGAAGCTACATCTGTATCACGAATAAAAAATTTAAGTATTTTCGCCACTTCTATCAATAGTTCATCTCCCACCAAATGCCCTAAACTATCATTAACGATTTTGAAATTATCCAAATCTAAAAATAGTAAGCTAAAGTTATAGTCTAAATAGCGTTTCTGTTTTTTTAAAGCTAACTCCAGCCTTTCTATTAATAAATGACGATTTGGTAAACCTGTTAATTTATCATGGAGTGCGTTATGTTTTAATTGTTGTTCTATCTTAATTCGATCGCTGATATTTGTAATTGTACCGACATATCCTTTGAGTTTACCCTGAGCATCATATTCAGCAATACATTGCCCATAAACCCAAATAATTTCACCATCTGGACGTTGAAAACGATATTCTAATTTAAACTGTTGATTTTCCTCAATACAATTAAGCCAATATTGTAAGACCATGTCTCTATCTTCAGAATATATCCCATTTAGCCACCCTTCTCCGATCACTTTTTCCGGTGACAATCCCATCAATTCACAACAATAATCATTGATATAAATACATTTATGACCAATATTTGTGCGAAAAATCCCTACGGGAACGACAGAAGTAAGACTGGCATAACGCTGTTTACTTTCTTCTAAATTAAACTCAATTTTTTTTCGATAATTTATTTCTTTTTTTAATAAATAATTCCAAAGAGAAAGAAAAATTAAAACAAAAAAAGGAAGATAAATAAAAGAATTAATGATAATATCTTTAATCTGTTTCCAACCAAATTTTACATTAGGTTCAAGCCATTTTTTTTGTGCTTGATAATAAATAG
This window contains:
- a CDS encoding type II toxin-antitoxin system HicB family antitoxin; the protein is MITYLVTVHKDNHSDYGVQFYDFPGCISAGETIEEAKTMATEALKSHIALMLADGDEIPHPSTLETILIDRDHQDAVAFMPIEISGTIFSHQELCVKV
- a CDS encoding type II toxin-antitoxin system VapC family toxin, whose amino-acid sequence is MKRNIIIDTGIIVALVNRNEQTHEWVKNNLKSLSLPFFTCESVITESCFLLQDIHGGEDAVLNLISSNKLQISFNLSEEVTAINQLIKQYKSIPMSLADACLVRMSELIRGSSVFTLDSDFRIYRQYKNQVIPVIMPE
- a CDS encoding PD-(D/E)XK nuclease family protein — encoded protein: MTSYWHLSQTHLKTLETCPPLFQKRYLQQLKSLPNLKSEEGKQWGNLFHLKMQQYNAGLSLDKILTDNEEFNQSLKALISATQDIWTSSDIITKQAEYKLNYSIEQFIFTAVYDLIVLYPKKAIIFDWKTYEKPEDQKLINDWQTKLYLYILAEKLNYKPHQIEFTYWFVKLPHEPQSFTIKYNKPKHDRTKQELNYLLNKLKNFTDEYIENNVDFPHHNQCDTCENRHLFSEEFAKLNTDKNIPTSLDEI
- a CDS encoding response regulator transcription factor — encoded protein: MAEVDKILLVDDEPGIRESVQAYLDDNENWQVEVASNAKEAWKKLQQDIPDLIISDIMMPEVNGLEFLAQLKDDIRFRDVPVIFLTAKGMTGDRIEGYTAGCDAYLPKPFDVDELEAIVSNLLAKKKQQKENTGGNLQLDELVREVKDIKDKLENTSKLTITDLPMAIDLTPREQSVLDLVALGLMNKEIAKNLETSVRNVEKYVSRLFSKTGTNSRTELVRFALKHGLTE
- a CDS encoding EAL domain-containing protein, which encodes MNRSRVVNFIKYLGLLSTIVLLIFTHGQTQEMIGKTKSPTLVTVGIYQNNPKIFIDDNEKPAGFWVEIIDGIAQAENWSITYIPCQWKECLRKVERGDIDLMVDVAYSDKRNQLFDFNNEVVLASWSQVYARRDLNLNSILDLDGKKVGILKSSIQKEVLQEQIKAFGITPELIEVDDFNDIFVLIETGEIDAGIVNNFFGKKFDNGYNIVRTNILINPARLHFIVKTGDPLSLLPRIDRQLQLLIKDSNSIYYQAQKKWLEPNVKFGWKQIKDIIINSFIYLPFFVLIFLSLWNYLLKKEINYRKKIEFNLEESKQRYASLTSVVPVGIFRTNIGHKCIYINDYCCELMGLSPEKVIGEGWLNGIYSEDRDMVLQYWLNCIEENQQFKLEYRFQRPDGEIIWVYGQCIAEYDAQGKLKGYVGTITNISDRIKIEQQLKHNALHDKLTGLPNRHLLIERLELALKKQKRYLDYNFSLLFLDLDNFKIVNDSLGHLVGDELLIEVAKILKFFIRDTDVASRLGGDEFVILLEDIEGIAEGVKIAQRILEGLQSPLILSNQEVFVSTSIGIICGGERHHSALDLLRDGDIAMYRAKKNGKGKYAIFDPVMDSQAMERLQIENDLRIAIDKNQFIIYYQPIVNLETNSIEEFEALIRWQHPEKGLLSPIKFIDIAEETGLIIPIGTWMLENACQQLLTWQKQFNHSLKVNVNLSVRQLQESLLSLLDRLLVSYPLQPNTLGLEITESMLIQNIDITINLLNQIKMKGISISIDDFGTGYSSFSYLHQLPVDALKIDRSFVNVLDLDNRHRVIAESIISLSQSIGIKTVAEGIENEKQKQWLQNKGCRLGQGYLFSPPVTAIEATVFLQKQIYVESAE